A stretch of Ligilactobacillus faecis DNA encodes these proteins:
- the topA gene encoding type I DNA topoisomerase — protein sequence MPRSTGTATKKKTKRKIKKNLVIVESPSKAKTIEKYLGSRYKVMASLGHIRDLPKSKMGVNVENNYEPHYISIRGKGDVIKELRKEAKKAAHVYLAADPDREGEAIAWHLSYLLGLDPKDKNRVVFNEITKDAVKNAFKNPRAIDMNLVDAQQARRVLDRLVGYSISPLLWSKIKKGLSAGRVQSIALNLIIQRENEIKAFKPEEYWTINAQFKKDKSKFEATFYGIDGKKRALKNNDEVKEVLAKIDPKKPFSVAKVEKKERKRQPQAPFTTSTLQQTANNTLKFKTQKTMMLAQQLYEGINIGKAGTVGLITYMRTDSTRISNVAKHEAADFIHEEYGEQYAAVKQRKAPLAEGAQDAHEAIRPSSVLRTPKSLEAYLTKDQLRLYTLIWSRFVASQMTPAIVDTMRVDLDQNGVTYRANGSKLKFDGFTKVYAETKRKDNILPDLKENDEVTLVQNQPNQHFTLPPARYTEASLIKTLEENGVGRPSTYAPTLNVIQKRYYVKLAARKFEPTELGEIVDNMIQECFPDILNVDFTANLEGQLDEIEEGKQEWVSIIDEFYRPFSDEVRQAEEKLAKVTIKDEPAGFNCDICGAPMVIKMGRYGKFYACSRFPDCRNTLAIIKQIGVTCPLCGRGQVVERKSKKNRVFYGCSRYPECEFVSWDKPVGRNCPKCDHYLVYKKTKKGQQVKCPNGDYEEALQNN from the coding sequence ATGCCGAGGTCTACAGGGACTGCAACAAAGAAAAAAACAAAACGAAAAATAAAAAAGAATTTAGTGATCGTTGAATCACCTTCAAAGGCTAAAACGATCGAAAAATATCTAGGTTCACGCTATAAAGTTATGGCTAGTTTAGGTCATATCAGAGATCTACCTAAAAGTAAGATGGGTGTTAATGTCGAAAATAACTATGAACCTCACTATATCTCGATTCGTGGTAAAGGTGATGTGATCAAAGAGTTACGTAAAGAAGCTAAAAAAGCTGCACACGTCTATTTAGCAGCCGATCCAGATCGCGAGGGAGAGGCGATCGCTTGGCATTTATCGTATTTACTTGGATTAGACCCAAAAGATAAGAATCGAGTAGTTTTTAATGAGATCACTAAAGATGCAGTAAAAAATGCTTTTAAAAATCCACGTGCGATCGATATGAATCTTGTTGACGCCCAACAAGCAAGGCGCGTTTTGGATCGGCTTGTTGGTTATTCGATCTCACCTCTGCTTTGGTCCAAGATCAAAAAAGGCCTTTCGGCTGGACGCGTCCAATCGATCGCGCTGAATTTGATCATCCAGCGTGAAAATGAGATCAAAGCGTTTAAGCCAGAAGAATATTGGACGATCAATGCCCAATTTAAAAAAGATAAGTCTAAGTTTGAGGCAACTTTCTATGGTATCGATGGGAAAAAGCGTGCACTTAAAAATAATGATGAAGTAAAAGAAGTATTAGCTAAGATCGATCCTAAGAAACCTTTTTCTGTTGCAAAAGTTGAAAAGAAAGAACGTAAGCGTCAACCTCAAGCACCATTTACGACTTCGACTTTACAACAAACTGCTAATAATACGCTAAAATTCAAAACTCAAAAAACAATGATGTTGGCGCAACAACTTTATGAGGGGATCAATATCGGTAAAGCTGGTACAGTTGGTCTGATAACTTATATGCGGACAGATTCAACGCGGATCTCAAATGTTGCTAAACATGAAGCGGCTGATTTTATCCATGAAGAATATGGTGAACAATATGCGGCTGTTAAACAAAGAAAAGCACCTTTAGCTGAAGGTGCTCAAGATGCACACGAAGCGATCCGTCCTTCAAGTGTCTTACGAACACCAAAATCACTTGAAGCATATTTAACAAAAGATCAGTTACGACTCTATACTTTGATCTGGTCACGCTTTGTCGCTAGTCAAATGACACCTGCGATCGTTGATACGATGCGTGTTGATCTAGATCAAAATGGGGTGACATACCGTGCCAATGGATCGAAACTTAAGTTTGACGGCTTTACAAAAGTTTATGCTGAAACAAAAAGAAAAGATAACATTTTACCTGATCTTAAGGAAAATGATGAAGTTACGTTAGTTCAAAACCAACCAAACCAACACTTTACGTTACCACCAGCGCGTTATACCGAAGCTAGTCTGATCAAGACACTTGAGGAAAACGGGGTCGGACGTCCATCAACATATGCGCCGACGTTGAATGTGATCCAAAAACGTTACTACGTCAAACTAGCAGCCCGAAAATTCGAGCCGACCGAATTAGGTGAGATCGTCGATAATATGATCCAAGAGTGTTTCCCAGATATTTTGAATGTAGATTTTACAGCCAACCTAGAAGGGCAACTTGATGAGATCGAAGAAGGTAAGCAAGAATGGGTCTCGATCATTGATGAGTTCTACCGTCCGTTTTCAGATGAAGTTCGCCAAGCCGAGGAAAAATTAGCTAAAGTAACGATCAAAGATGAACCCGCTGGCTTTAATTGTGATATTTGTGGAGCACCGATGGTCATCAAAATGGGGCGTTACGGTAAATTCTACGCCTGCAGCCGTTTCCCAGATTGTCGCAATACTTTAGCGATCATCAAACAGATCGGGGTGACTTGTCCACTTTGTGGGCGCGGGCAAGTTGTTGAACGTAAATCAAAGAAAAACCGTGTCTTTTATGGTTGTTCTCGTTATCCTGAGTGTGAATTCGTCTCTTGGGACAAACCAGTTGGTAGAAATTGTCCTAAATGTGACCACTACTTAGTTTACAAAAAGACTAAAAAAGGTCAGCAAGTCAAGTGTCCAAACGGGGACTACGAAGAAGCTTTACAAAATAATTGA
- a CDS encoding ribonuclease HII, producing the protein MAETIAQIKQSLAAEPSAEFLAQLSSDPRKGVQDALASFYKKREKIMKKQAEFEKRLQLEKEFWKSGKEYVAGVDEVGRGPLAGPVVTAAVILPHDFSLYEVNDSKQISEKKREELYGKILECALAVSVGVADNKLIDQINIYQATRIAMKEAVEALTIRPDHLLIDAMVIDTPIEQTKLIKGDARSASISAASIVAKVNRDHLMRFYDELYPGYELASNAGYGTKKHLAGLKKYGASPIHRKTFEPVMHFLEK; encoded by the coding sequence ATGGCAGAAACGATCGCACAGATCAAACAAAGTTTAGCTGCTGAGCCTAGTGCCGAGTTTTTAGCGCAACTCAGCTCTGATCCCCGTAAAGGAGTCCAAGATGCACTTGCTTCATTTTATAAAAAGCGCGAAAAGATCATGAAAAAGCAAGCTGAATTTGAAAAAAGATTACAACTTGAAAAAGAATTTTGGAAGAGTGGAAAAGAGTATGTAGCCGGCGTAGATGAAGTCGGCCGCGGACCATTGGCGGGGCCTGTTGTAACGGCTGCAGTCATCTTGCCACATGATTTTTCACTCTATGAAGTAAATGATTCTAAACAAATTTCAGAAAAAAAGCGTGAAGAATTGTATGGCAAAATACTTGAATGTGCCTTAGCTGTTTCTGTAGGTGTTGCTGATAATAAGTTGATCGATCAGATCAATATTTATCAAGCAACACGCATCGCAATGAAGGAAGCAGTCGAAGCTTTGACGATCAGACCAGATCATTTATTGATAGATGCGATGGTGATCGATACACCGATCGAACAAACAAAATTGATCAAAGGGGATGCACGCTCTGCTTCGATCTCAGCGGCTAGTATCGTTGCTAAGGTCAATCGTGATCACTTGATGCGCTTTTACGATGAACTTTATCCTGGCTATGAGCTTGCCAGTAATGCTGGTTACGGAACTAAAAAACATCTTGCTGGTCTGAAAAAATATGGGGCATCACCGATCCATCGTAAAACTTTTGAACCAGTCATGCATTTTCTGGAAAAATAA
- the xerC gene encoding tyrosine recombinase XerC — protein MLEEKWMAEFKEYLTVERQYSPKTITAYLNDLTEFADFLAETGKKVSFTDVARFDTHVYMSSLYDKELKTASIARKVSSLRAFYRFLMKTGRVKEDPFEYIQLKQKPRNLPRFFYEKELDTLFVETAGNDKLSIRDNALLETLYSTGMRVSECVGLKVNDIDFELKTMLLHGKGRKDRYVPFGSYCYDSLKRYLIKSRRPLMTKYHKEHEYVFVNHHGDPLTPAGVTYVLEQILKRSSLSSSIHPHELRHTFATHMLSNGADLRTVQELLGHSSLSTTQIYTHVTPEHLKRDYRKFFPRA, from the coding sequence ATGCTAGAAGAAAAGTGGATGGCAGAGTTTAAAGAATATTTAACAGTTGAACGCCAGTACTCTCCCAAAACGATCACAGCCTACTTGAATGATCTGACAGAGTTTGCAGATTTTTTGGCTGAGACGGGTAAGAAAGTATCTTTTACAGATGTAGCTCGATTCGATACACATGTCTATATGAGTTCTCTTTATGATAAAGAATTAAAAACAGCGAGTATTGCCCGAAAAGTTTCTAGTCTAAGAGCTTTTTATCGTTTTTTGATGAAGACAGGCCGAGTTAAAGAAGATCCCTTTGAGTATATCCAACTAAAGCAAAAACCTAGAAACTTACCGCGGTTCTTTTATGAAAAAGAGTTAGACACGCTTTTTGTAGAAACAGCTGGGAACGATAAGCTTTCGATCCGGGATAACGCATTATTAGAGACACTTTACTCTACAGGGATGCGTGTCAGCGAATGCGTCGGACTTAAAGTGAATGATATCGACTTTGAATTAAAGACGATGCTTTTGCACGGCAAAGGGCGCAAAGATCGTTATGTTCCTTTCGGTTCATATTGTTATGATTCTTTGAAGCGCTATTTGATCAAGTCTAGGCGTCCCTTGATGACTAAATATCACAAAGAACATGAATATGTTTTTGTCAATCACCATGGTGACCCACTTACTCCTGCGGGGGTAACATATGTTTTAGAACAGATTTTAAAAAGAAGTTCACTTTCAAGTTCGATCCATCCTCATGAATTACGGCATACTTTTGCGACACATATGTTGAGCAACGGTGCTGATCTAAGAACCGTCCAAGAATTATTAGGACATAGTAGCCTATCGACAACACAGATATATACTCACGTGACACCCGAACATTTGAAACGGGATTATCGAAAGTTTTTTCCACGTGCATGA
- the ylqF gene encoding ribosome biogenesis GTPase YlqF, producing MAIIQWFPGHMAKAMRQVKENLKLVDIVLELVDARLPESSRNPQLAELLKDKPSIVVLTKKDLADPKQTQKWIEYYETLGQPAVAINSVQGSLKVIDTKIKSVLAEKLANKKARGIRSQRIKVMCIGIPNVGKSTLLNHLVKKNVAQVGNRPGVTKAQQWLKAGKDLQLLDTPGILWPKFEDPLVGKKLALTGAIKDTLYAKDDVALYEIEEFIETAPQQLCERYKLAPEVLELPTVEVLLEITKKLGFKDDYERASERLIFDCRKGKLGRYTLDRVPQEVK from the coding sequence ATGGCTATTATCCAATGGTTTCCAGGACACATGGCCAAAGCTATGCGTCAAGTAAAAGAAAATTTAAAATTAGTCGATATCGTTCTTGAATTAGTCGATGCGCGCTTACCGGAATCTTCACGTAATCCACAACTAGCCGAGTTGCTCAAAGATAAGCCAAGTATCGTTGTTTTGACTAAAAAAGATCTTGCGGATCCAAAACAAACACAAAAATGGATCGAGTATTATGAGACACTGGGGCAACCAGCTGTTGCGATCAACAGTGTTCAAGGCTCTTTAAAGGTGATCGATACTAAGATCAAGAGTGTTTTAGCTGAGAAATTAGCTAATAAAAAAGCTCGCGGGATCAGATCACAACGGATCAAAGTGATGTGTATCGGGATCCCAAACGTTGGCAAATCAACACTTTTGAATCATTTGGTCAAGAAAAATGTTGCTCAAGTCGGAAATCGTCCAGGAGTGACTAAAGCACAACAATGGTTAAAAGCTGGCAAAGATCTGCAACTTTTAGATACTCCCGGGATCTTATGGCCTAAGTTTGAAGATCCACTAGTGGGTAAAAAGTTAGCTCTGACAGGTGCGATCAAAGATACTTTGTATGCTAAAGATGATGTTGCCTTATACGAGATCGAAGAATTTATCGAGACAGCTCCGCAACAATTATGTGAACGTTATAAATTAGCACCGGAAGTCTTGGAACTTCCGACAGTTGAGGTGCTATTGGAGATCACTAAAAAACTAGGCTTTAAAGATGATTATGAACGAGCTAGTGAACGTTTGATCTTTGATTGTCGAAAGGGTAAGCTGGGACGCTACACACTTGACCGTGTTCCACAAGAGGTTAAATAA
- a CDS encoding aldose 1-epimerase family protein, with protein sequence MALILENETLCAKISEHGAELTSLYNKKNGIEYIWQGDPAFWGRHSPVLFPIVGRLKNDTYEFENKTYQLSQHGFARDLDFTVTKATDTTATFELLASDETKAKYPFDFKLVLTYTLTENSISFNYTVFDLGDRPMYYGLGAHPAFSTKLLPNDAYTDYQVELAPELKRKIIPLRANLLDLENTSASKTSLLPVTHALFKDDALVYELEEKPLKATLRNTKHDHGVTLTVADAKAFGIWSCYPAQGEFVCLEPWWAVADTYQTTGKFKDKYLIERLDGHQSKNYTFAITVF encoded by the coding sequence TTGGCACTTATCTTAGAAAATGAGACTCTTTGTGCTAAGATCTCTGAACATGGAGCAGAATTGACAAGTTTATATAATAAGAAAAATGGGATCGAATATATCTGGCAAGGCGATCCTGCCTTTTGGGGACGGCATTCACCAGTCTTATTTCCGATCGTTGGTCGTTTAAAAAATGATACATACGAATTTGAAAATAAAACATATCAATTGAGTCAACATGGCTTTGCGCGCGACCTTGATTTTACTGTGACTAAAGCAACAGATACAACTGCGACTTTTGAATTACTCGCTTCTGATGAAACAAAAGCCAAGTATCCCTTTGACTTTAAACTTGTTTTGACATACACCTTGACTGAAAACAGTATAAGTTTCAACTATACGGTTTTTGATCTAGGAGATCGCCCAATGTATTATGGTCTTGGCGCTCACCCTGCTTTCTCAACGAAACTTCTACCTAATGATGCTTACACAGATTATCAAGTGGAACTTGCACCTGAACTTAAGCGTAAAATCATCCCTCTTCGGGCTAACTTACTTGATCTTGAAAATACATCTGCCTCAAAAACGTCTCTTTTACCTGTTACACACGCTTTATTTAAAGATGACGCTTTAGTCTATGAACTAGAAGAAAAGCCGTTAAAAGCTACTTTACGTAACACTAAACATGATCATGGTGTTACTTTGACTGTTGCAGATGCTAAGGCATTTGGGATCTGGTCTTGTTATCCAGCTCAAGGTGAGTTTGTTTGCCTTGAACCTTGGTGGGCAGTAGCAGACACTTACCAAACGACTGGCAAGTTCAAAGATAAATACTTGATCGAGCGTTTGGACGGACATCAAAGCAAAAATTATACTTTTGCGATCACAGTGTTTTAA
- a CDS encoding alpha/beta hydrolase: MNTFKKYLILLIATSCLFFLSACRSKKATVSHHPNKVITKTYHIAHQGQRLYGKLTAPANYTKRQLPLVIIAHGFNNTLEMYEDYALHLARQGYLVYRFDFFGGSRHSKSGGQDMLKMSILTEEDDLKTVVSALKQEKFVDPKKITLLGASQGGVVASLYAADHPQDVARLILLFPAYVLFDDVKETYAKLHVNDPAKIPPVITHRNARLGALYLQDALKIDLEQKLTQVKAKTLIIHGTADQVVPYTYATKATTMLKNAQLVTVPDGEHYLNARFDRIALPAIDRFLQK, translated from the coding sequence TTGAACACGTTCAAAAAATATCTCATATTGCTGATAGCGACTAGTTGTCTCTTTTTTCTAAGTGCTTGCCGATCAAAAAAAGCTACTGTATCTCATCATCCAAACAAAGTCATTACTAAAACGTATCATATTGCCCATCAAGGCCAGCGTCTCTATGGTAAGTTGACTGCACCAGCAAATTACACTAAACGCCAGCTGCCATTAGTGATCATCGCCCATGGGTTCAATAATACGCTTGAAATGTATGAAGATTATGCTTTACACTTAGCTCGTCAAGGTTATTTAGTCTATCGTTTTGATTTTTTTGGTGGTAGCAGGCATTCTAAAAGTGGGGGGCAAGATATGCTCAAAATGTCGATCCTAACTGAAGAAGATGATCTAAAAACAGTCGTTTCGGCTCTAAAACAAGAAAAATTCGTTGATCCAAAAAAGATCACTTTACTTGGAGCTAGTCAAGGTGGTGTCGTAGCAAGCCTTTATGCTGCAGATCATCCTCAAGATGTCGCACGCTTGATCCTTTTGTTTCCAGCCTACGTCTTATTTGATGATGTCAAAGAAACTTATGCTAAATTACATGTCAACGACCCCGCTAAGATCCCGCCAGTGATCACGCATCGAAATGCGCGTCTTGGAGCCCTTTATCTACAAGATGCTTTAAAGATCGATCTTGAGCAAAAATTAACACAAGTCAAAGCTAAAACACTGATTATTCATGGTACAGCTGACCAAGTCGTTCCATACACTTATGCCACTAAAGCAACGACCATGCTCAAAAATGCTCAGTTAGTAACAGTCCCTGACGGAGAACACTATCTAAACGCTCGTTTTGATCGTATTGCTTTACCTGCGATCGATCGTTTTTTACAAAAATAA
- the hslU gene encoding ATP-dependent protease ATPase subunit HslU: MEKIEKTPRQIVDELNNYVIGQDKAKKAIAIALRNRYRRMQLPEEMQDEITPKNLMMIGPTGVGKTEIARRLAKIVEAPFIKVEATKFTEVGYVGRDVESMVRDLVEVSYKMEQDKLFKQVRSQAVQKADKRLVKLLVPAQKEQRSNEQESFAQMMRDLQTGKIPNFANLQGETENENVTEDIKNKRLSVSEKLKRGLLENEDVTIQMEDPAQKLQGSDGMLGQMGIDLSDTLGALTPKRMITRTMPVKEAREVLVREESEKLINTADVANAAIKRAENTGIIFIDEIDKITSKSKQNAGEVSREGVQRDILPIVEGSQIKTKYGIIETDHILFIASGAFAQTKPSDLIAELQGRFPIRVELEDLSKEDFVKILTEPNNALIKQYIAIIGTDNIEVTFTIEAIEKIAEIAYKVNHETDNIGARRLHTILEKLLEDLLFEGPDMQMGEITITEAYVADKVGKIVADKDLSQYIL, translated from the coding sequence TTGGAAAAAATCGAAAAAACCCCTAGGCAGATCGTTGATGAATTAAATAATTATGTTATCGGTCAAGATAAGGCTAAAAAAGCGATCGCGATCGCTTTACGTAATCGTTACCGGCGGATGCAATTACCAGAAGAGATGCAAGATGAGATCACACCTAAAAATCTGATGATGATCGGGCCAACAGGTGTCGGGAAGACAGAGATCGCACGACGCTTAGCTAAGATCGTTGAGGCTCCGTTTATCAAAGTTGAAGCAACTAAATTTACAGAAGTTGGTTATGTTGGACGTGATGTCGAATCAATGGTTCGTGACTTAGTTGAAGTTTCCTATAAGATGGAACAAGATAAACTATTTAAACAAGTACGAAGCCAAGCAGTTCAAAAGGCAGATAAACGTTTAGTCAAGTTACTAGTACCTGCTCAAAAGGAGCAACGTTCAAATGAACAAGAAAGCTTTGCGCAAATGATGCGTGACCTCCAGACAGGTAAGATCCCTAATTTTGCCAACTTACAAGGTGAGACTGAGAATGAAAATGTGACAGAAGATATCAAGAACAAACGTCTTAGTGTCTCAGAAAAATTAAAACGCGGTCTCCTCGAAAATGAAGACGTAACGATCCAAATGGAAGATCCAGCTCAAAAACTCCAAGGTTCAGATGGAATGTTAGGTCAAATGGGGATCGATCTTTCAGACACATTGGGCGCATTGACTCCGAAAAGAATGATCACTAGGACGATGCCAGTCAAGGAAGCACGTGAAGTTTTAGTCCGTGAAGAATCTGAAAAATTGATAAATACGGCTGATGTTGCAAACGCAGCGATCAAACGTGCTGAAAATACAGGGATCATCTTTATCGATGAGATCGATAAGATCACTTCAAAATCAAAACAAAATGCTGGTGAAGTGTCGCGTGAAGGCGTGCAACGCGATATTTTACCGATCGTTGAAGGCTCACAGATCAAAACTAAGTACGGGATCATCGAAACAGATCATATCCTATTTATCGCTTCTGGTGCTTTTGCACAAACAAAACCAAGTGATCTGATCGCTGAATTACAGGGACGTTTTCCTATCAGAGTCGAATTAGAAGATCTTTCGAAGGAAGATTTTGTTAAGATCCTAACAGAGCCAAACAATGCTTTGATCAAACAGTATATCGCGATCATTGGAACAGATAATATCGAAGTAACATTTACGATCGAGGCGATCGAAAAAATAGCTGAGATCGCTTATAAGGTCAACCATGAAACAGATAATATCGGAGCTAGGCGTTTGCATACGATCTTGGAAAAACTTCTCGAAGATCTGCTCTTTGAAGGACCTGATATGCAAATGGGTGAGATCACGATCACCGAAGCGTATGTGGCAGATAAAGTTGGTAAGATCGTAGCCGATAAAGATCTTAGCCAATATATTTTATAA
- the hslV gene encoding HslVU peptidase proteolytic subunit — protein MTVSFHATTICAVRHNGHTAMAGDGQVTMGEKVIMKGSARKVRRIYNDQVVVGFAGSVADAFNLEDRFEKKLTQYSGNLQRAAVELAQEWRSDQALQKLEALLIVMDKDNLLLVSGSGEVIEPDDDILAIGSGGNYAFAAAKAMTAYAKDLSAAQIAQNAIKIAGDIDIFTNHNIIVEEL, from the coding sequence ATGACAGTATCATTTCACGCAACTACGATCTGTGCGGTCCGTCATAATGGACACACAGCAATGGCTGGAGATGGCCAAGTAACTATGGGCGAGAAGGTCATTATGAAAGGTTCAGCTAGAAAAGTTAGACGGATCTATAATGATCAAGTCGTTGTCGGTTTTGCAGGTAGTGTTGCTGATGCATTCAATCTCGAAGATAGATTTGAAAAAAAATTAACGCAGTATAGTGGTAATTTACAACGCGCTGCCGTAGAGTTAGCGCAAGAATGGCGTAGTGATCAAGCTTTACAAAAATTAGAAGCGCTTTTGATCGTCATGGATAAAGATAATCTCTTACTTGTCTCAGGTTCAGGTGAAGTTATTGAACCTGATGATGATATTTTAGCGATCGGTTCAGGAGGTAATTATGCTTTTGCAGCAGCTAAGGCAATGACGGCATATGCTAAAGATCTTTCAGCTGCTCAGATCGCACAAAATGCGATCAAGATCGCTGGTGATATCGATATTTTTACCAACCATAATATTATCGTAGAAGAACTTTAA
- the dprA gene encoding DNA-processing protein DprA — translation MNEEELLLLKLHLCGLDLKSEMQIANFLLTHESIPTKQELWSLLELSASKKEDLMTKLASRTLEQKLEKNLTQTKVLTILNSQYPEQLRESYRPPIVLFYQGDITLLERPLFGVVGARQSTHYAYEALKHLLPPVVKQKIALVSGLAKGVDGLAQRLTLEFSGKTVAVIGNGLDISYPNENKALQSQIGRSGLILSEYALGSPPLRYHFPMRNRIIAGLIKVLLVVEARHHSGSLITANLALQENREVLALPGRINDPFSQGCNELIAAGAKIVLTANDILEEMF, via the coding sequence GTGAATGAAGAAGAACTGCTCTTACTAAAGTTACATTTGTGCGGATTAGACTTAAAAAGTGAAATGCAGATCGCCAATTTTTTATTGACACATGAAAGCATTCCGACCAAACAAGAACTATGGTCTTTGTTAGAACTTTCAGCGTCCAAGAAAGAAGACCTTATGACTAAGTTAGCTAGTCGAACGCTTGAACAAAAACTCGAAAAAAATCTTACGCAAACGAAAGTTTTAACGATCTTAAATAGTCAATATCCTGAACAATTACGTGAAAGCTATCGGCCTCCGATCGTTTTATTTTATCAAGGGGACATCACTTTACTAGAGCGACCTCTTTTTGGTGTCGTTGGAGCTCGGCAAAGCACACATTATGCTTATGAAGCTCTAAAACATTTATTACCTCCGGTGGTCAAACAAAAAATAGCACTCGTCAGTGGTCTAGCGAAAGGAGTCGATGGGTTAGCTCAGCGCTTGACGCTTGAATTTTCTGGAAAAACGGTCGCAGTTATTGGAAACGGACTAGATATTTCATACCCCAATGAAAATAAAGCACTCCAGTCGCAGATCGGACGCTCGGGTCTGATTTTAAGTGAGTATGCCTTAGGTAGTCCGCCACTGCGCTATCATTTTCCTATGCGCAACCGGATCATTGCTGGTCTGATCAAAGTTTTGTTGGTGGTCGAAGCGCGCCATCATAGTGGTAGTCTGATCACAGCTAATCTAGCTTTGCAAGAAAATCGTGAAGTTTTAGCGCTTCCAGGGCGTATCAACGATCCATTTTCCCAAGGTTGTAACGAATTGATCGCCGCTGGTGCTAAAATTGTTTTGACTGCCAATGACATTTTAGAAGAAATGTTTTGA
- the trmFO gene encoding methylenetetrahydrofolate--tRNA-(uracil(54)-C(5))-methyltransferase (FADH(2)-oxidizing) TrmFO, with protein sequence MTTSINVIGAGLAGSEAAWQIAKRGLKVKLYEMRPTKKTPAHHTQNFAELVCTNSLRADQLTNGAGLLKEEMRRLDSIIMAAADAHNVPAGGALAVDRDTFSEAVTKKLTEHPNIEVIREELTKIPEGLTIIATGPLTSDPLAQEIKKLTDDEGLYFYDAAAPIVEKASLDMDKVYLKSRYDRGEAAYLNCPMTEEEFYAFYHELINAETAELHDFEDKKFFEGCMPIEQMASRGEKTMLFGPLKPVGLEDPRTGKEPFAVVQLRQDNASGNLYNLVGFQTHLKWGEQKRVFSMIPGLENAQFVRYGVMHRNTYLRSPEFLKATYQTKKRDDLLFAGQMTGVEGYVESAASGLYAGINAALIAQGKDPLIFPEETMMGAMAHYITHASPKHFQPINANFGIIPRLEGKRIRDKRERNLALSMRALENLEKFKVKIEN encoded by the coding sequence ATGACTACTAGTATTAATGTTATTGGTGCTGGTTTAGCCGGTAGTGAAGCTGCCTGGCAGATCGCCAAGCGTGGCCTAAAAGTTAAACTCTATGAGATGAGGCCAACTAAAAAAACACCTGCACACCATACGCAAAATTTCGCAGAATTAGTCTGCACTAACTCTTTGCGAGCAGATCAGTTGACGAATGGAGCGGGGCTTTTAAAAGAAGAGATGCGTCGTTTAGATTCGATCATTATGGCAGCAGCAGATGCTCATAATGTTCCGGCCGGAGGAGCCCTAGCTGTCGATCGCGATACGTTCTCAGAAGCAGTTACGAAAAAATTAACTGAGCATCCTAATATCGAAGTCATTCGCGAAGAATTGACTAAGATCCCAGAAGGATTAACGATCATTGCGACTGGACCGTTGACTTCAGATCCTTTAGCACAAGAGATCAAAAAGTTGACTGATGATGAAGGACTGTATTTCTATGATGCAGCGGCACCGATCGTTGAAAAGGCTTCTTTAGATATGGATAAAGTTTATCTCAAATCACGTTATGATCGTGGTGAAGCAGCTTACTTGAACTGTCCGATGACCGAAGAAGAATTTTATGCTTTTTATCATGAGCTGATCAATGCTGAAACAGCAGAGCTCCATGATTTTGAAGACAAGAAGTTTTTTGAAGGGTGTATGCCAATCGAACAAATGGCCTCGCGAGGCGAAAAGACAATGCTCTTTGGACCATTGAAGCCAGTTGGTCTAGAAGATCCTCGAACTGGCAAGGAACCTTTTGCAGTTGTACAATTACGCCAAGACAACGCGTCAGGAAACCTCTATAATTTAGTTGGTTTTCAGACACATCTCAAGTGGGGGGAACAAAAGCGTGTCTTCTCGATGATCCCTGGTCTGGAAAATGCACAATTTGTTCGTTATGGTGTGATGCATCGCAATACTTACTTGCGCTCACCTGAATTTTTAAAGGCGACGTATCAAACAAAAAAACGTGATGATCTACTATTTGCAGGGCAAATGACCGGTGTTGAAGGTTATGTTGAAAGTGCAGCTAGTGGTCTTTATGCTGGGATCAATGCAGCATTGATCGCTCAAGGTAAAGATCCACTTATTTTCCCAGAAGAGACGATGATGGGAGCGATGGCTCACTATATCACACATGCAAGTCCTAAACATTTCCAACCGATCAATGCTAATTTTGGGATCATCCCACGTTTGGAAGGGAAACGGATCCGCGATAAGCGTGAACGTAATTTAGCTTTATCGATGCGTGCTTTAGAAAATTTAGAAAAATTTAAAGTGAAAATTGAGAACTAA